One window from the genome of Sardina pilchardus chromosome 12, fSarPil1.1, whole genome shotgun sequence encodes:
- the LOC134097394 gene encoding uncharacterized protein LOC134097394: MAATVKLRIILGEENSQRLILQDLPQSLSELAQHIKTQCGIEGDFRLQFLDPDFNEFNNLTSIFDVLDKTTIKVIFNSLPCSALAESPPLPFSSAPPPNSPQDTSSISSAISSASYDTDILSSPESTPRVSSWPLVFTVPRFSFDAELQLGRANAAFKDTGVLLEPETKLKSSILDGLIETILQFKIYLTDAECADVAEALVSAHPCLREPGSVNGYDGWKKSLKDKLGNYRNKLRRLGCPEVSVNALTNKPGDRCSPAYAVKKPKKAEVNYCPAYPGGESKETQELKRVMLLTEMEKRNNEDQVSLLMDQTFAHRRQEVVRDAPMVAEFKARWPALFNVRELCVEFKRITIVNLQSKFFSQLDAQSANLMKAFSRKGGTLGRRLKRIVVPMTEDSGIDVRRECVLKGLCVYMNEDPESFVKEYMSDDASSHTAMAETIYGIYVIRHEGAEPGDAPEDVGIILEGVTVLQELRNVPFAFAIFIALVYALNLCYPSEHRYTFEALQKLVLELDGNKLSKKVQALKTILAR; encoded by the exons ATGGCTGCCACGGTGAAGCTTAGAATCATTCTAGGCGAAGAAAATTCACAGAGATTGATTCTTCAAGACTTACCACAGTCTCTCAGTGAACTCGCACAACATATTAAGACTCAGTGTGGAATAGAGGGGGACTTCAGATTACAATTCTTGGATCCTGATTTTAACGAATTTAACAATTTGACCTCCATCTTTGATGTCCTGGACAAAACCACCATCAAAGTGATCTTTAATTCCTTGCCCTGCTCTGCCTTAGCTGAGAGCCCACCACTTCCCTTTTCATCTGCCCCCCCACCAAACTCTCCACAGGACACCTCGTCCATTTCCTCTGCCATTTCCTCTGCCTCCTATGACACAGACATATTGTCTTCTCCTGAGTCCACCCCAAGAGTGTCTTCATGGCCGCTGGTTTTCACAGTGCCCCGTTTTTCATTTGATGCAGAGTTACAGTTGGGGCGGGCCAATGCTGCTTTCAAAGACACAGGTGTGTTGCTGGAGCCCGAAACAAAACTCAAGTCTTCCATTCTTGATGGCTTGATTGAAACAATTCTGCAGTTCAAGATTTACCTCACTGATGCTGAGTGTGCAGATGTAGCCGAAGCTCTTGTGTCTGCACACCCTTGTCTGAGAGAGCCAGGCTCAGTCAATGGATATGATGGCTGGAAGAAAAGCTTGAAGGATAAATTGGGAAATTACAGAAACAAGCTGAGACGCCTTGGATGCCCCGAAGTTTCAGTGAATGCCTTGACAAATAAACCTGGTGACCGATGCAGCCCTGCCTACGCTgtgaaaaagccaaaaaaagcGGAAGTTAACTACTGCCCAGCTTATCCAGGAGGTGAATCAAAGGAGACCCAGGAATTGAAACGCGTAATGCTCTTAACAGAAATGGAGAAAAGAAATAATGAGGATCAGGTGTCATTGCTGATGGATCAGACTTTTGCCCACCGACGTCAAGAGGTTGTCAGAGATGCACCCATGGTAGCTGAATTCAAGGCGAGGTGGCCAGCACTCTTCAATGTGCGTGAG CTGTGTGTGGAATTCAAAAGAATCACCATAGTCAACTTGCAATCAAAGTTTTTCTCCCAGCTGGATGCTCAATCTGCAAATCTGATGAAGGCATTTAGCAGGAAAGGAGGTACCCTGGGAAGACGGCTGAAGCGCATCGTAGTACCTATGACTGAG GATTCTGGCATTGATGTCCGTCGCGAATGTGTTCTCAAGGGACTTTGTGTCTACATGAATGAAGACCCCGAGAGCTTTGTGAAGGAATACATG TCAGATGATGCCAGTAGTCACACGGCCATGGCAGAGACCATCTACGGCATCTACGTCATTCGACACGAGGGTGCAGAGCCTGGCGATGCCCCAGAGGACGTTGGCATCATTCTTGAGGGTGTCACTGTGCTACAGGAGCTGCGTAACGTACCATTTGCCTTTGCCATCTTCATTGCTCTTGTCTATGCTCTTAACTTGTGTTACCCATCAGAGCATAGGTACACGTTTGAAGCCCTCCAGAAGTTAGTTCTGGAGCTTGATGGGAACAAGCTCTCCAAGAAAGTTCAAGCTCTGAAAACAATTCTTGCTCGTTAA